Proteins encoded in a region of the Verrucomicrobiota bacterium genome:
- a CDS encoding VIT1/CCC1 transporter family protein — protein sequence MPLTPHIEQHFTAGKAVRDVVIGMSDGLTVPFALAAGLTGAIASTRIIVTAGFAEIAAGSIAMGLGGYLAARSDADHYASERTREEVEIVTVPEIEAKEVREIFESYGLTPEESASVVEGLRRRPQAWVDFMMRFELGLEKPQPGRALKSAVTIAGAYVVGGLIPLSSYLVFPSTHRALIVSVAVTLVALVVFGAVKGRFTGVSMARSGLQTALIGGLAAAAAFGIARWIG from the coding sequence ATGCCACTTACACCACACATTGAACAGCATTTCACCGCCGGCAAAGCCGTACGCGACGTTGTGATTGGAATGTCCGACGGTTTGACGGTGCCGTTTGCTTTGGCGGCGGGTCTGACCGGCGCCATTGCCTCCACGCGCATCATCGTCACCGCCGGATTTGCGGAAATTGCCGCGGGTTCGATTGCAATGGGATTGGGCGGTTATCTGGCCGCCCGGAGCGATGCCGATCACTACGCCAGCGAGCGCACCCGTGAAGAAGTGGAAATTGTGACGGTTCCAGAAATTGAGGCGAAGGAGGTGCGGGAGATATTTGAGAGCTACGGGCTGACTCCGGAGGAGAGCGCTTCCGTAGTCGAAGGATTGCGTCGGCGTCCGCAAGCCTGGGTTGATTTCATGATGCGGTTTGAGTTGGGGTTGGAAAAACCGCAACCGGGACGCGCGCTCAAGAGCGCGGTGACGATTGCAGGGGCGTACGTTGTGGGTGGGTTGATTCCGTTGAGTTCATACCTTGTGTTCCCAAGCACACATCGCGCCTTGATCGTTTCCGTGGCAGTGACATTGGTCGCGCTCGTGGTCTTTGGCGCCGTCAAGGGCCGGTTTACCGGCGTGTCGATGGCTCGCAGCGGATTGCAAACTGCGTTGATTGGCGGACTGGCAGCAGCCGCGGCGTTCGGCATCGCGCGTTGGATTGGTTGA